The genomic stretch CCGACCCGGATGAAGTAAAGATTGGCGATATTATCGTCATTAAGGCTGGCGAGAGAATTCCGCTCGATGGAAAGGTCATTGACGGCAACTCTATGATCGACACTTCAGCACTTACTGGGGAGTCTGTTCCACGTGAAATAGGCGTAGCTGATGATATTTTAAGCGGATGTATCAATATTAACGGTGTAATTACTGCGGAAGTCACCAAGGAATTTGGTGAATCCACTGTCACTAAGATTCTTGATTTGGTCGAAAATGCAAGTAGTAAGAAATCGAAATCGGAACAGTTTATTACAAAGTTTGCAAGATACTATACCCCCGTTGTGGTAATCGTCGCCGTTCTTCTTGCAATTGTTCCCCCACTTGTTATTGAGGGAGCAACCTTTAGTGATTGGATTTACCGTGCACTCGCTTTTCTCGTGGTTTCCTGCCCGTGTGCTCTCGTTATTTCTATTCCGTTAAGTTTCTTCGGTGGAATAGGTGGAGCATCTAGAAGCGGAATTCTCGTCAAAGGCAGCAACTATCTGGAAGCGTTGGCACAAACGGAAATTGTTGTTTTCGATAAGACAGGTACCTTAACTAAAGGCGTGTTTAACGTCCAGGAAATTCATCCTGAAAATATATCTAAAGAAGAGTTGTTGGAGTTAACAGCATACGCTGAAAGCTACTCAAATCATCCGATCTCTCATTCACTAAAGCGTACCTATGGTAAAGACATTGACAATGAACGCATTACCAATGTTGAAGAGACAGCAGGTCATGGTGTTACAGCAACAGTCGATGGTAAAAAAGTGATGGCGGGCAACATTAGGCTCATGGAAAAAATGGGTATCCCTTACTTCAAAGGTGAAGTCGTGGGTACTGTAGTACACGTTGCAGTGGATAATGAATATGCTGGTTACATTGTCATTGCCGATGAAGTCAAAGCAGATTCAGCACAGGCCATCAGAGAACTGAAAGCTGCTAACATTAAACAAATCGTAATGCTGACGGGTGATGCTCAAAATGTAGGTACGAAAGTTGGCAAAGAGCTGGGTCTTGACAAGATTTATGCTGAATTGTTGCCGGCGGATAAAGTTGAAAAGCTAGAAGAGCTATTTGCTCAGAAGTCCGCAAAAGGAAAACTTGCTTTTGTAGGGGACGGGATTAATGATGCTCCTGTTTTAGCTCGTGCAGATATTGGAATAGCGATGGGCGGTTTAGGCTCTGATGCGGCTATTGAAGCTGCGGACATTGTCATTATGACCGATGAGCCTTCAAAAATTGCCACTGCGATGAAGATTTCACAAAAGACACTTAGAATTGCACGGCAAAACATCGCTTTTTCATTGGGTGTAAAAGCAGTTGTCCTTGTATTGAGTGCCTTTGGGCTATCGACCCTATGGGAGGCAGTGTTCGCTGATGTAGGGGTGACTATCATTGCGGTAATCAATGCTTCCAGGGTATTGAGTACGAAGAAAATTTAGTAGTACAATATAGGTTCTAGTTGGCACAATAAAAACAGAGAGTAGTTTGATTTATTTGAAACTGCTCTCTGTTTTATTTATCCACCACTCTGTTTTAAGGTAAAACCAAACGTACTTCCTTCCCCTGGGGTGCTCTCTACCATGACTTTACCTCCGTGTAGGTCGATTATTTCCTTAACAATTGCTAAACCTAAGCCAGTTCCCCCCTCATTACGGGAGCGGGCCTTATCAACTCGATAAAAACGATCCCAAATGAAAGGAATGTCCTTCGAAGGGATACCCTGCCCAAAATCAGTAATCTCTACTAAGATATCATCATCATAAGGTATAGCTGAGATAAGGATTTCACCTCTATCAGAAGAGTATCGTATGGCATTATCTAAAAGATTATATATCACCTGCTCTATTCTATCTTCGTCACCGTAGCAAAGAGGTAAGTCAGAGGTCAGATTTGTAGTGATTATAAGGTCTTTGGCAGCCGTTTGAAGCCTAAGACTTTTCATCGCCCTATCGATAATAGAGCGTAATGGAAACTCGTCCATGTTAAATAGCGCTGTTTGTGAATCGAAACGTGAAATTTCTAATAAGTCATTAACAAGGCGACTTAAACGATGAGTTTCTTTTTGAACGATTTGAAGGTAATTCTTCTCCTCTTGCTTATCTTTTCCTTTCCCTTGAAGGAGGGCATCAATATAACCTTGGATAGAGGTTAGCGGGCTTCTCAGTTCATGGGAGACATTGGCAACAAAATTACGCCTCATACTGTCTAATTCTGATAATTGCTTAGACATGTGATTTATAGATAAGGCTAGAACACCTAATTCGTCTTTAGAATGGATTTCAACTCTCTCATCAAATTTCCCATCAGCAATATTACGGGTTATCTCGCAAACTCTTTTAATTGGCTTTGTAATTTGTCGAGAGAAAATAATTCCTATAAAAACTGAAATGAGTATTCCAAGCAAAGCAGCACCAACATAGATTTTACTCATATTTTTGGAAGTATCATTCACTCCCCTAACGGGTGAATATAAGATAACTCCGCCGATGAACTCATTATCGTGAATCACTGGAGTAACTACACGTATTACAGCTTCCTGGAAATATTCGGACTGTCCGCTTTTGATACTGGCTTTTCCGGATTGTAGTTGCGTGAGGTCCATCGCCTCTAGAGTGTTTCCCTCACAGTACAAGTGATCTGCTGATGCAGTAATGACTTTGCCATATCTGTCAATGACCCAAACTTCTGTACCTAAAATTCTATCGGCTCTATTTACATTAAGTATCACAGGCCGCGGATTTAGGTTGGACATTAAGTAAGGCATTACCATATTACTTAGCTCTTGGCCTCGAACAACCATTTCTTGTTCTTTGGATTTAATTAAATAGTTTTCCACTAGATACACTTGCATACTTCCAATAATCGTAATGGCTACGATCACAAGTCCTATATAGCTCGCTAATAGTTTGAAAAAAATACTTTTATTCATTTCGGGCGACCTCGAACTTATAGCCAAGTCCCCAGACAGTTTGTATGTATACGGGTGCTTCGGGAACGGATTCAAGCTTTCTTCTTAGGCGTTTAATAGTATTATCAATGGTCCGGGTATCCCCCAAATAATCAAATCCCCAAACTTTTAGCATAATATTTTCTCGTTGCAGTACTATTCCTGGATTGCTGGCAAAAAACCAAAGCAGACTAAATTCTTTGGCAGTGAGCTCAAGAAGTTGGCCCAAGATTTCCACCTTAAAGGATTCTTTGTTAAGGATGAACCCTGGGTACTTTATGATTTGAAGCTCTTCAGAACTAGCTGAATTAAAACGGCGTAATACGGCTTTGGCTCTAGCCAAAAGTTCACCTGGATTAAATGGCTTTGTGACATAATCATCAGCGCCTAAGTCGAATCCGAGAATTTTATCGTGTGGGTCGTCTTTAGCAGTTAACATAATGACGGGCGTATCGGATAACATACGGATTTTTCGGCACAACTCCCAACCATTAAGACCAGGCAGCATAATATCGAGCACGATTAAATCGAATTTTTTCTCTACGAACACCGATAGGGCAGTGTGTCCATCATATACTTTTGTAATATGAAATTCGTCGCTTAAGTATAGACTAACTAGATTACAGATATGTTCTTCATCATCTACTATGAGGAGTTGTTTTTTGTCCATGTTTTATCACCCTAATTCATATGTTAATTTATTACACGCAAGAAACATCAAAATAAGTGTATTAGTTAATCCTTACCTTAATTATAAAGAAACGAACCCCATTTGTATATGATTGACATCGAAAGATAAGTTTAGGCTCGTATTTGCGCTAATTGTTACAAATTTATTACAGACTTCTTAACTTTTGATATAGATTTGTTACAACTTGGGAGTAAAATAGGGCTACCAAATTTAATTAAAGGAGGATATATGTGGTTAAAAGGTTTGTAATAAGTTTTATGGTACTATTATTCCTTCTATTTTTCTCCGTCAGCCCTGGGTATGCTGAAAATTCTCCAACCCTTGGAATAATGCAATTATCTGCGCATGTATTGCCTGAGTACGACACATCTGATGTATTAATAATTTACGGAATTCAATTTACTAATGATTCACAAAGTGATTATACGGGGGAGGTACGATTTGCTGTACCTAAAGGAGTTACCAAACCAATTGTTATAGAGGACACTCCACAGGCCACAGGAAGTGATAGTCATATTCAAGTTAGAGTCGAGGACAAGGGCGAGTACGATGAAATTGTATGGAATCCAACCAATCCAGTTAAAGCTATGGAGAATTATCCCATTCACTTGGAATACTATTTTAATCCTTTACCCGGTACAGGACAGAAAAAATTTACCTATACCCTCTACTCTAATTTCGATATTGGTCAAGTCCAAGTAAATGTATTCGAACCATTGAAGGCTACGGAGTTTAAGATGGAGCCTGCCGGCAAATTTGTTAAGAAGGATAGCGAAGGTCTTAACATTTATAGGATTGATCCCTCACCACTAAGTAAAGGTCAGAATTTAAATGTCGAGATTTCTTATATAAAAACTGATCCTGAGCCTTCTATTACACCTCTAAGTGCTACGCAGAATGCAGGAAGCAGCGTCAAGCAGAAGGGTTCTTTAAGCAGTGCTGCAGTATTGCTTCCTATGGTTGGAATGCTTGGCCTTGTTATTCTTATTTCTATTAAGTCGTTTAACACTTCAAGTGCTAGGGAAACTCCAACTCAAAGACCTAAAAAATCAATACAGAGGAATCAAGAGCAGAATTCTTCTGACAGAATAGAAAGTTTATATGCTCAAGAAAAACGAAAATTGAGGCAAAAGCTTTTAGATGGTGAAATTAATGAAGAGACATATCGTGAAATCTTAGTCGATATTGAACGAGACTATAAATGAAATCCCAAAAGAAAACTGTATTTTCACGAGGAGGGAAAACATGGCTGATATCGGAACTTTCGCTTTAGTGATTGCTTTACTTACGAGTGTTTATGCTTTAGCGGCTTATATTATCGGATTACAAAAAAACGAAGAGCCCCTGCTGGCTAGTGCCAAAGGAGGAGTGTTTGCGACAGCAATTTTCACAACAATCGCTTCAATAAGTTTAATCTATTTACTCATGACCGGGGACTTTTCAATTCAGTATGTAGCGTCGTATACAAGTAGTGATTTGCCTCCCTTTTATAAGTTATCCGCCTTCTGGGCAGGTAATAACGGATCGCTCTTATTATGGGCCTGGATTCTAACGATACTCGCAGCTATTGTAACCGTTGGGCGGCGAGATGAGGACTTAAAGCCCTATGTTGGAGCAGTCATGATGCTGATTAGTGCATTTTTCCTATTCCTAATTATCAATACTTCGAATCCCTTTGTAAAACTCCCTAAACCTTTACTCGAGGGAAATGGTCTTAACCCGATGCTCCAAAATCCGGGCATGGTTATCCATCCTGTAACAACCTATCTGGGATATGTCGGTTTTACCGTTCCTTTTGCTTATGCAATCGCGGCCTTGTTTACTCGTCAGGCCGACGATCGCTGGATTAAGGTTACCCGCAAATGGACTATTATGTCCTGGTTGTTTTTGAGCATGGGTAATCTCTTCGGAGCTCAATGGGCTTATGTAGAACTGGGTTGGGGTGGATATTGGGCCTGGGACCCTGTTGAGAATGCTTCACTTATTCCTTGGTTAATGAGCACAGCCTTCCTCCACTCCGTTATGGTTCAGGAACGTAAAAATATGCTGAAGATCTGGAATATGCTCTTAATCATTTTTACCTTTGCTTTAACTTTATTCGGAACCTTCTTGGTGAGAAGTGGCGTAGTTGCATCTGTTCATGCTTTCGGGAATTCTACCTTAGGGCTATATTTTATTGTGTTCACTACGGTAGTTACTATGGGTTCGCTCTATTTGGTTCTTGATCGTATCGGATTATTGAAGCAGGGCAACGAGTTTGAAAGCCTTATCTCTAAGGAAAGTAGCTTTTTGCTGAATAATTTACTTTTTGTCGCTTCGGCGTTTAGTATTCTGTGGGGGACGATATTTCCTATCGTTTCAGAAGGATTTACCGGGAGAAAGATAACCGTAGGTGCGCCTTTCTTTAATGCAATCAATGCTCCAATCGGTCTGGCGTTTGTTCTTCTCATGGGAATCTGTCCGTTAATTGCTTGGCGCAAAGCAAGTATTAAGGGTATCGTGCGAAACTTCCGAGTCCCTTTGGTCGTACTTGGCCTCACGGGTTTAACTCTTATCGTAGTGGGGATAAGAAAGCCCTATGCTGTTATCGCCTTTAGTATTTGTGCTTTTGTCATTGTGTCTACTCTTCAGGATATCGTTAAAGGAATTAGGGTAAGGCATAAAATGACGGGCGAGGGATGGCTCATAAGCTCTTACCGCCTGCTCACCAAAAACCGTCGAAGATATGGTGGATATGTGATACATTTGGGCGTTGTGATGATGATTATTGGGATTGCCGGGTCGAATATTTATAACCAAGAATTCACAAAAACTCTAAAAGCCGGAGAACAAGTCCGTGTTGATAATTACTTAGTGACCTATGAAGGCCTTCAGCAGAAACCCAAAGGAGAAAATATGGTTATCAGTGCAGACTTAAATATTAGCAAGTCAGACTCTTTAAAGTTTAAACTATCCCCTGAAAAGGTATTTTACCCTACGACCGAACAGCCATCTACCGAACCGGCTGTGAAAAGCACATGGAAAGAAGATTTTTACGTAACACTTGTAGGTTGGGAAGATGAGGCAGTAACTATAAAAGTTAACATCAATCCTTTGATTAAGTGGCTTTGGACAGGTGGTTATGTATTAATCCTAGGCACCTTGTTCGCACTATGGCCAGGTAAAGGCAGCGCAGTAGGGGCTAAGTACTTAGGAAGGAGCTAAGCAATGAGATACATTAGACAAGTTATGGTCTTAGTAGTTATACTCATTTTTTTCTCGCCAGGGCAGGCAAAGGCCGCGTTATATGATGAAATTCAAGAGAGCTTAATTTGTCCTGCTTGTCTCGATGAACGTATGACAGTCGCTGCTTGTCAGGATGGTACAGCAGAAAAAGCCCGACAAGATATCCAAAAAAGGCTGTCTTCCGGACAAACGAAGGACGAGATTATACAAGCTTATGTGGCAGAGTATGGGGAGATTATTTTAGCTTTTCCACAGAAAAGCGGCTTCAATTTGCTGGCTTGGGTGCTCCCGCCTGTCGCCCTTCTTGGAGGCACATTCTTGGTATATTATGCCATTAACAAATGGGTTAAAAACTCACAGAAGCGGAAATCTCGTAAAAAGAAGCAACAGATTTTGGATTCAGTCGATGAGGATCGAATACATGAAGAGATGTTGAAGTACCTGTAGGGGGGATAACATGATACTGGTAATAAAGATGTTAATGGCGATTGCTGCGGGGATCTTGATTGCTAAACCCTTGTTTAAATCAAGTAGGCAAAGTATTGAACCGGCCTTAGATGGTTTAAGTGATAACCCTAAAGAAACTGTTTTTACAGCCTTGGGAGAAATCGAATTTGAATATAATATGCATAAGCTTGAGAGAGAGGACTATGAAGAATTAAAAAGCAAGTATCAGTTGCAGGCCCTTGATCTGCTTGATGAAGAGGATCAAACATTTGATCGAGAAATAGAGCAGCAGATTAAGAAGCATAGGAAAAGGAAAAAGGATTAGGGGGCCTGACTATGAATAAAAAGATAAAAATGCTTATTGCAGTCAGCACCGTCTTAATAGCAGTGGCATTTCTGTTCATCCAGGGATTTAGGGCCAGTGGAGGGGTAGGTGAGTATCTCACAATTGAAGAAGCTTTATCTGCTGCTCAGGATAAAAGGGACAGATTCATTCAGTTAGAGGCTGTAGTCGTCAGTTCATCAGTAAAATATGACAGCGCGCGACCCTTATTGACCTTCGATTTAACCGATGATAAAAACGTGATAAGCGTCGAGTATGCTGATGCGAAGCCGGATAACTTTGATTCTGGCTATCCCGTAATCGTTGAAGGAAGATTCGGTGAGGATAACAAGTTTAAGGCGGATAAGGTACTGGTTAAATGTCCGTCTAAATACGAAGAAGAGATTAAATCATAAAGGGAATGAAGGTGCGAAGTGAGAGCTAGAAGGCCTTTGTTTGTGCTATTACTTATTCTAGCGGTAGTACTGGGAAGTTCAACAGCTGTAGTAGCTAACCCAAATCAAGCGAATCAGGTATCTGTTAGAGAAATTAATGAGTATACTCCTCCAGACGTTGGTTTTCATAGTCCAGGACATATCCAGAGATGGGAAACGTCTCCTTTAAGTGAGCAAAATCCGCACCTCTGGACAGCGATGTTGTTGACATTGTTAGTTAGCGGAGGAGTATTCACTTCAATACATATAAGAAAAAAGAGTCGTGAAGCCAAGGAAAATCCTACGGATCAATTAAGTCAATACCTAAGTGAGCTTATCAGGCGAGAAGAGCGCTTAACTAAAAAGTTTCAAGAGGTTGACATAAAACACCGTTCAGGTGAGATCACTGAAGCAGATTACAAACGTTTTCTGAAATCGTATGAGGAAAACCTCTCGAAGACTCAAGAAAAGATAAGAGAAATCGAGCAGATTAGCAAACAAGAATAGAGGGATGGATATGCTCGTAGTTGAGAAAATTTCTAAAAAAATTGGCACTAAAACCATCCTTTTTAGTGTAGATTTGAAAGTGAATAAGGGAGATTTTATTTGTATTCTCGGAGAGAATGGTGCTGGGAAAAGCACACTATTGAAGATTCTTTCCCTAGTTATGAAGCCTACGAGTGGCAAAGTATTCTTTCACGGGGTCGATGCGACAACTGCTGGTGGGGTTATTGGTAAGCACTTGGGTGTAATATCCCATCACACCTTTTTATATGAACAGTTAACTGCTTATGAAAATCTTCGATTTTACGGTCGAATGTATGGGGTAAGTCATCTTGAAGAGCGCATTTACAGTGTCCTAAAAGAGGTTGGTTTGGAACTTGCTTTGAATGAACGAATCCAAAGTTATTCGAGGGGAATGCAACAGCGTCTAGCAATCGCCAGGGCTATGATTCATAGCCCTGAGATTCTATTCCTTGATGAGCCACACACTGGGTTGGATCAACAGGCTACTAATACATTTAACAATATAATGACGAAGATTAATTCGGCAGGCGGCACGATAATCATGATTACCCACAATATAGAAGAGGGCTTACTCCTAGCGAATAAAGCAATTGTTGTGTCTCGGGGGCGGATAGTGTACCAAGGAACGACCGAAGGTTTGAATAAAGATGAAGTTCAAAAGCTTTGCATCGTAAATGGAGGTGGAAAAAATAAACTACCTCAACCAAGTTAAAACGCTGATCTGGAAAGACCTTCTTTCTGAGTTGAAAACAAAGGAAATGATTAGTGGTATTCTCGTGTTTTCCCTTCTAACCATGGTGATCTTTAATTTTGCCTTTGATCCAAATATAGATACTATTAAACAGGTCTTTCCAGGAATTATGTGGGTTGCGTTCAGTTTCGCGGGAATAACAGGACTGAATCGCTCCTTTCTCACGGAGAAAACCAATGATTGTCTTACAGGGCTAACTTTATGTACGTTAGATAGAGGGGTAATATATTTAGCTAAGTCTATATCGAATTTTATATTTATGTTCATTGTGGAGGTCATTACTGTCCCAATGATGTTTATCTTGTTTGATTACAAGTTTAAGGGTTCGCCTCTTTTTTTGGGTCTCGTTATCATACTAGGGACCTGGGGATTTATTTCCATCGGGACATTTTTATCGGCGTTAGCAATTAATACGAGAAACAGTGAAATTTTACTTCCGATTATCTTATTTCCTCTAATTGTACCTGTGCTAATCGCTGCAGTCCAAGGAACAGGTGTAATACTCAGTGGCGGTACCTGGTTCGACGTCTCCAATTGGTTAAAAATTCTGTTGGCATTTGGAGCTATCTTTACTGTAGTCCCTTGGATACTATTTGACTATTTGTTGGAGGTGTGAAAATGGTAAAAAGAGTATTAGCCTGGCTAACTTTTATAACAGTCCTGATAGCTACTTATCTTGTGTTTATGTGGGTACCCAATGAGCGAATTATGGGCCCGGTTCAAAAGATTTTTTATTTTCATGTGTCAGCAGCATGGATTGGCTTTTTTGCCTTTTTTGTGGTTTTTGTTGCAGGGGTATTATATCTCAGGACAAGGAACGAAAAGTGGGATGCTGTTGGTGCTGCTTCGGCAGAAATAGGTATCATGTTTACGGCTATCGTTCTGATTACAGGGCCTATCTGGGGAAGAGCTGCCTGGAATGCATGGTGGACTTGGGACCCTAGACTTACAACAACCTTAGTTTTGTTTTTCATTTATATTGCCTACTTTATGGTCCGCTCTTCAATTATTGAGCCGGAGAAAAAAGCTCGCATAGCAGCAATTTTTGGAATGGTAGGTTTTATAGATGTGCCTATCGTATGGTTCTCAATACGATGGTGGAGAACGATCCATCCAGTAGTCGTAAGTAGTTCCGGTTTTGCAATGTCTTCAAAGATGGTGGTTACTCTCTTGGTTAGCGTAGTCGCATTTACATTTCTTTATTTCTTTTTATTAGCCAATACTATGTTTGTTGTGAAAATGCAATCCGAACTCGCTATGCTAAAAGAAAAGATTAGAGAGGGGAGATAGAATATGAGTTATTTATTTGCTGCCTATTCAGCCATTTGGTTTGTAATTTTCTTTTATGTCTTTACGGTGTCTAAACGTCAACGCAGTATTGAGAAGGAAGTACTGTATATTAAATCTATTATAGATCCTAAGGGAAGTGTGCCAACTGATTTATAATATTGCTGGACGCTCCCATTGATTGGGCAGAAAAATCACTCGTTACTTAAATAAAACGAGCCACGAATACAGTTAGTACTAGTGGCTCGTTTCACTATTTTGGGAATTTAGATATGTTACTATTTATTGAATCTAAGCATTTTAAAAACAAGCATAAAAAACAGCTCTAATCTGAGCTGTTTATAAACAAATATTAATTTTCTTACCAGCAACCACCGTAGTAGCCGCCACCATTTGAACCCCAGCCGCCGTAATATCCA from Desulfitobacterium dichloroeliminans LMG P-21439 encodes the following:
- a CDS encoding heavy metal translocating P-type ATPase, with amino-acid sequence MKKRLWRIIIGGAVFAIALILKTDNELLELALYLASYIIAGGDVVLKAAKNILRGKVFDENFLMSVATIGAFFIGEYPEGVAVMLFYLVGETFQSYAVDKSRKSIANLMDIRPDYANVKHGDELVRTDPDEVKIGDIIVIKAGERIPLDGKVIDGNSMIDTSALTGESVPREIGVADDILSGCININGVITAEVTKEFGESTVTKILDLVENASSKKSKSEQFITKFARYYTPVVVIVAVLLAIVPPLVIEGATFSDWIYRALAFLVVSCPCALVISIPLSFFGGIGGASRSGILVKGSNYLEALAQTEIVVFDKTGTLTKGVFNVQEIHPENISKEELLELTAYAESYSNHPISHSLKRTYGKDIDNERITNVEETAGHGVTATVDGKKVMAGNIRLMEKMGIPYFKGEVVGTVVHVAVDNEYAGYIVIADEVKADSAQAIRELKAANIKQIVMLTGDAQNVGTKVGKELGLDKIYAELLPADKVEKLEELFAQKSAKGKLAFVGDGINDAPVLARADIGIAMGGLGSDAAIEAADIVIMTDEPSKIATAMKISQKTLRIARQNIAFSLGVKAVVLVLSAFGLSTLWEAVFADVGVTIIAVINASRVLSTKKI
- a CDS encoding sensor histidine kinase yields the protein MNKSIFFKLLASYIGLVIVAITIIGSMQVYLVENYLIKSKEQEMVVRGQELSNMVMPYLMSNLNPRPVILNVNRADRILGTEVWVIDRYGKVITASADHLYCEGNTLEAMDLTQLQSGKASIKSGQSEYFQEAVIRVVTPVIHDNEFIGGVILYSPVRGVNDTSKNMSKIYVGAALLGILISVFIGIIFSRQITKPIKRVCEITRNIADGKFDERVEIHSKDELGVLALSINHMSKQLSELDSMRRNFVANVSHELRSPLTSIQGYIDALLQGKGKDKQEEKNYLQIVQKETHRLSRLVNDLLEISRFDSQTALFNMDEFPLRSIIDRAMKSLRLQTAAKDLIITTNLTSDLPLCYGDEDRIEQVIYNLLDNAIRYSSDRGEILISAIPYDDDILVEITDFGQGIPSKDIPFIWDRFYRVDKARSRNEGGTGLGLAIVKEIIDLHGGKVMVESTPGEGSTFGFTLKQSGG
- a CDS encoding response regulator transcription factor, which codes for MDKKQLLIVDDEEHICNLVSLYLSDEFHITKVYDGHTALSVFVEKKFDLIVLDIMLPGLNGWELCRKIRMLSDTPVIMLTAKDDPHDKILGFDLGADDYVTKPFNPGELLARAKAVLRRFNSASSEELQIIKYPGFILNKESFKVEILGQLLELTAKEFSLLWFFASNPGIVLQRENIMLKVWGFDYLGDTRTIDNTIKRLRRKLESVPEAPVYIQTVWGLGYKFEVARNE
- a CDS encoding heme lyase CcmF/NrfE family subunit: MADIGTFALVIALLTSVYALAAYIIGLQKNEEPLLASAKGGVFATAIFTTIASISLIYLLMTGDFSIQYVASYTSSDLPPFYKLSAFWAGNNGSLLLWAWILTILAAIVTVGRRDEDLKPYVGAVMMLISAFFLFLIINTSNPFVKLPKPLLEGNGLNPMLQNPGMVIHPVTTYLGYVGFTVPFAYAIAALFTRQADDRWIKVTRKWTIMSWLFLSMGNLFGAQWAYVELGWGGYWAWDPVENASLIPWLMSTAFLHSVMVQERKNMLKIWNMLLIIFTFALTLFGTFLVRSGVVASVHAFGNSTLGLYFIVFTTVVTMGSLYLVLDRIGLLKQGNEFESLISKESSFLLNNLLFVASAFSILWGTIFPIVSEGFTGRKITVGAPFFNAINAPIGLAFVLLMGICPLIAWRKASIKGIVRNFRVPLVVLGLTGLTLIVVGIRKPYAVIAFSICAFVIVSTLQDIVKGIRVRHKMTGEGWLISSYRLLTKNRRRYGGYVIHLGVVMMIIGIAGSNIYNQEFTKTLKAGEQVRVDNYLVTYEGLQQKPKGENMVISADLNISKSDSLKFKLSPEKVFYPTTEQPSTEPAVKSTWKEDFYVTLVGWEDEAVTIKVNINPLIKWLWTGGYVLILGTLFALWPGKGSAVGAKYLGRS
- a CDS encoding cytochrome c-type biogenesis protein; protein product: MRYIRQVMVLVVILIFFSPGQAKAALYDEIQESLICPACLDERMTVAACQDGTAEKARQDIQKRLSSGQTKDEIIQAYVAEYGEIILAFPQKSGFNLLAWVLPPVALLGGTFLVYYAINKWVKNSQKRKSRKKKQQILDSVDEDRIHEEMLKYL
- a CDS encoding cytochrome c maturation protein CcmE, whose product is MNKKIKMLIAVSTVLIAVAFLFIQGFRASGGVGEYLTIEEALSAAQDKRDRFIQLEAVVVSSSVKYDSARPLLTFDLTDDKNVISVEYADAKPDNFDSGYPVIVEGRFGEDNKFKADKVLVKCPSKYEEEIKS
- a CDS encoding EF-hand domain-containing protein, producing the protein MLLLILAVVLGSSTAVVANPNQANQVSVREINEYTPPDVGFHSPGHIQRWETSPLSEQNPHLWTAMLLTLLVSGGVFTSIHIRKKSREAKENPTDQLSQYLSELIRREERLTKKFQEVDIKHRSGEITEADYKRFLKSYEENLSKTQEKIREIEQISKQE
- a CDS encoding ABC transporter ATP-binding protein, with the protein product MDMLVVEKISKKIGTKTILFSVDLKVNKGDFICILGENGAGKSTLLKILSLVMKPTSGKVFFHGVDATTAGGVIGKHLGVISHHTFLYEQLTAYENLRFYGRMYGVSHLEERIYSVLKEVGLELALNERIQSYSRGMQQRLAIARAMIHSPEILFLDEPHTGLDQQATNTFNNIMTKINSAGGTIIMITHNIEEGLLLANKAIVVSRGRIVYQGTTEGLNKDEVQKLCIVNGGGKNKLPQPS
- a CDS encoding heme exporter protein CcmB, with amino-acid sequence MEVEKINYLNQVKTLIWKDLLSELKTKEMISGILVFSLLTMVIFNFAFDPNIDTIKQVFPGIMWVAFSFAGITGLNRSFLTEKTNDCLTGLTLCTLDRGVIYLAKSISNFIFMFIVEVITVPMMFILFDYKFKGSPLFLGLVIILGTWGFISIGTFLSALAINTRNSEILLPIILFPLIVPVLIAAVQGTGVILSGGTWFDVSNWLKILLAFGAIFTVVPWILFDYLLEV
- the ccsA gene encoding cytochrome c biogenesis protein CcsA; this encodes MVKRVLAWLTFITVLIATYLVFMWVPNERIMGPVQKIFYFHVSAAWIGFFAFFVVFVAGVLYLRTRNEKWDAVGAASAEIGIMFTAIVLITGPIWGRAAWNAWWTWDPRLTTTLVLFFIYIAYFMVRSSIIEPEKKARIAAIFGMVGFIDVPIVWFSIRWWRTIHPVVVSSSGFAMSSKMVVTLLVSVVAFTFLYFFLLANTMFVVKMQSELAMLKEKIREGR
- a CDS encoding CcmD family protein produces the protein MSYLFAAYSAIWFVIFFYVFTVSKRQRSIEKEVLYIKSIIDPKGSVPTDL